TGTCTTCCTCATCGATTTAGACAAATCCGTATGGTGCCATTTCATTCAACATGACGAGTATCTGGAAGCCGGACAAGAATCGGTCAAGCTCAAAACCGGAGATCGAGTCGAGGGCTCCTTCAGCATTCAGCTTGTAAACGGCTATACACTGCAGGGCGATGCCGAGGCTCCCGGATTTAAGCAGCCTATTGAAGAGTCATCTCATATCGTCGCTGTGTGCGAGGTCCGGGAAATAATTGACGAGTATTCGTGCCTGTGCGATATCGGGTTATTGGGAGAAGAGGTTACTGTGGAGTTTGAAGATTCGGTCACGGTCGAACCGGGAGCCATTATCACAATTCGCGGCAGCCTCGAGTTCGATCCGGAACCGGCAAGCTAGATGTTACAGCCTGCTCATGCGGTGTTTCAAATACTGCAGAAATGTCTGGCTGGCCTTGGATAAATAGGTGTTCCGGTTTATTCCCGCCCCCATATGCAAAAAGATCGGCGGATCGAGGGAAACCGGCTTAATCAGCGGATCGGAGGAGGCAACCATACGCAAGAACAGCGTGCTGCCTATTCCTTCCGCGACAAGGGAGCGGATAAGACTGAGCTGGTTCGTGGAGAACGTAATATTAGGCGTGATATTTGCCTCACGGCTCGCTTCCAGAATCAGCTTGCGCTGATAATAGCCTTCTTTAAACAAAATCAAGGGCTCACACAGCATCTCCCCGAGCGATACGGATGTTCTGTCTGCCAGGGGATGCTCCTTCGGAAAGCAGGCAACCATCTCCTCCTTGAGCACCGGAATGAAATCAATCTCCGGACCCGCCTCATCAGCGGTAATGATCCCCAAATCCACCACTTTGCGTTCAATCAGCTTGCAGACCTGCAGCGTCCCTTCCTCCACCACGCTAATGTGCAGGGCTGGATACATTTTTTTGAATTCCTTTATAATTTGCGGAAAATAAAAGCTCCCGAACATGGAAGGCAGGCCAATGCGTATTTCGCCTCGCTCTAGTCCGCGCAGCTCTTCCATTTCCTTGCTCGCTTCTTCAATCGCGCCGAGAATGAAGCGTGCGTGCCTCAGCAGCACTCTGCCTTCCGGTGTTAAAGTGACCGTTCTCTCGGACCGGTCGAATAGGGTAAGCTGCAGCTCCTCCTCCAGCTTCTGAATCGATTTGCTGATGGCCGGCTGCGCCACCATTAATTGTTCGGCGGCACGGGTAAAGCTGCCTGCCAATGCCGTCTCCATAAAATACTTCAGCTTTCGGCTGTCCATACCTCTCACCATTCCCAAAAGTTATCTATACGATGATTTATATGTCTTTTATTAATTGATATGGCCTATGGTATCATCAGTTCTAACTTGATGTAAAGGGAGAATGCAAGATGATACAATACGGTACGGGATCTTACTGGAGGGCGACGATATCACTTAGCATGGCTTCGTTATTTGTATTTGCGATGGTCTACCTGACGCAGCCGCTGCTTCCTTTGTTTACCAAGCAATTCCACGTAAGCGAGACGGTCTCGAGCTTGTCGTTATCCGTCGTAGTCTTCAGCATAAGCGCCTCATTACTGTTCTACGGCCCCGTATCCGACGCTCTTGGCCGTAAGATTATTATGGTTTGGGCCATACTGGGGGCGGCTGTCTGTACCATACTTCTCTCCTTTGCCCCCAATTTCACCTGGATCATCACTCTACGGGCGCTTCAGGGAGTATTTCTCGCAGGTTTGCCTTCAATCGCGATGGCATATATGAGCGAAGAATTTGCTTCAAGCGCTCTTGGGATTTCTATAGGCATCTACATCAGCGCGAACAGCCTTGGCGGTATGTCCGGCCGAATCGTCAGCGGCATATTGGCCGACTTATGGAGTTGGCGGACCGCTTTCCTTGTTATCGGCATAGCGAGCGCTCTGTTTTGGCTCTGTTTTACAGTGATGCTTCCGAAATCACGGCATTTTGAGCCTAGGCCTCTCCGCTTTGGGGAAGCGCTTCTGGCGATGAAGCGGCACATCCGCAATCCTTTGATGCGGTATGCTTTTCTTATCGGCGGCATTAATTTTTCCGTGTTCATCGGCGGGTTCAATTACTTGACTTTCAGGCTGAGCGGTGCTCCCTTTAATCTACCCGCCTCGCTGCTTGGCCTGCTTTTTCTGGCATACTTCGGAGGGACAGTCGGTTCAACCGTCAGCGGCCGGTTTGCGGAAAGCAGCGGTAAACCGGCCGCCATGCTGATAGGAATCGCGTTATTGGGAGGAGGTGTGCTGCTGACGCTTGCACCTGCATTGTGGCTCATTATGGCCGGCCTTTTCATACAATGCTTCGGTTTTTTCTTCGCTCATTCCGCGTCTGCCGGGTGGGTCAATGCCAACGCTGCGTTTGCGCGGGCAAGCGCTGCGAGCCTGTATCTGTGCTCTTATTATTTGGGGGGAAGTCTCGGAAGCCTGTACCTGGGGCTGTTCTGGTCCGCGCTTGGCTGGCCCGGCGTGGTTCTGGGGTCGGTTATGGCGCTGGCGGTAACGGCTTTGTTCTCAGTGCGGCTGAGAAACTCGGATGGCAGCGTTACATTTGCTCAAGGCCGATAATAGCAGCAAAGATGCTTAACATTCCGATGGCCGCCTTGGCATTCCAAGGCGGCTGTTCGTCAATCGCTTTAGTTATCCGCCGTCAGACGGGTTTATTTCCACATTTCAATCCATAATTTTGCTTGGTAGGACAAGTTCTTCTCCGCTAGAGGAGAAATATGGTCCTGCTTCGTCTTATTACTCAGTTGAAGCAGGTATTTCTCCATAAATCTGAGCGCATCGTCCACCGACCCATTATCAACGTGGTGCTGTGTTTGCTTTAAAGTATTGCTTAGTTGAGACGCCAGCGGGCCGCTCAGATCACCCGAAGCCTCATATTCTTCCATAAGCTTACCTAAGAAGGTTAATACTCCCGGAGTATGCATGCTTGGCAGCGGGACTTGCGCCCAGTCGATATCTGAAGCGAAATAGAAGCTGGTGTATGGCGGCTGGTTATAACTCGTATTTTGCCTCGCAATATCGACTCTGTACTGCGGATCATGCATCAAAGTATATAATTTACGGTCCGTTACCTCTGTGCTGAGATAAATTCGGATCGCGGAGCTGTCCGCCTTCTTAACCAGCATTTCTTCTCTCCAATCACCGAATATATCGGCCACCAGGGAAGGGGTGCCCTTCGTATGGTTATTGGTTCTCGTATCTGTCGCAGTAAGCAGTCTGCCCCTCTTCCAATCATCGATGGTTGGCGTATTCTCCAATGATCCGTTCACGATCTGTGTCGTCATATCCGCCGACCATTTAATATTCATATTCGTACCCGGTGCTTTCGTATCGATTCGTTCCCCGTCCGCCGTCCACAATCCAACCGCCCATGTCTCCAGACCTCTATGAGCGGGATCGACGTCACCGATCATTCCGCGTCCGGTATCTCTTCCCGTATAGCCGCCGTAAATGACTTTTCCTGTCTTCGCATCTCTCAAGGTATAGCCGTATGGAGCCCAGACGCCGCCTTCGTGAACCATGAATATTTCCAGCCCCGGTCTGTCCGGATCGATATCGGCAACATGCAGTGCGTCGCCGTGACCAAGCCTTGCTATCGTACCGGGAGCCGCGCTTTGCGGAGGCATGAGGTCCATTGAGCTGTACAGCAATGTGCCGTCATGATCGATCGTCGCCGATCCATAAACGACCTCTTGCATTCCATCGCCGTCAACATCGGCCACGCTCAAAGAGTGCGCGCCTTGGGTGGTAATGGAGCCAAATTCGGGATCCGTTCCGTCTCTTCCGTGTGGACCGTCGTTAAAAGGGTTGCTCATAATAGTCCAGCCGCTGTCGACAAACCAGTGTTCCTTAATGTTATTGCCGTCCCAGCGGTAGGAAACAAGGGTGGTTCTCGTGTAATAGCCCCGCGCGAATACCGGGTTAACACCGTCAAGGTAGGCAACGCCGGCAAGGAAACGGTCTACCCGGTTGCCCGGCTCGATTCTCCCCATGGCATAATCTCCCCACATAAGACCATCGTCTTGACGTCCGGGTTTATAATGTACGGTTTGCAGCTCTTCACCCGTTGCTCCGTTGAAGACGGTTAAATACTCTGGCCCATCCACAATAAAGCCTTCAAACGCTCTGAGATTGTTGCGGCCGCTTCTGCTTGGCGCGTATACATCCATGAAGTAGTCGACCAAACTTTCGGCATCTACCCTGGGCAGCGGATAACTGTATTTCTTCTCGATGCCGAAGCATTCTTCGAGGGTTGCGGGCCAATGACCGTTCAACACCTCCTCATGCTCGTGCCAGCCCATAAACATCTTCACCATGTGCTCATAATAATCGTCTCTGCTCATCCGGTAGTCATCGTTGTTGCTGTATCCGGCATTTATATCCTCTTGCGGCATCGTGATATATTGTTCGGACACGGCATTGCCTGCCTGGTCGAACTTTATGATCTTGGTGCCGGGCGCGGTCTTGAGCATCGACTCCGCCTTGCCGTCTCCATCAAAGTCATAGACCATG
This is a stretch of genomic DNA from Paenibacillus sp. sptzw28. It encodes these proteins:
- a CDS encoding LysR family transcriptional regulator encodes the protein MDSRKLKYFMETALAGSFTRAAEQLMVAQPAISKSIQKLEEELQLTLFDRSERTVTLTPEGRVLLRHARFILGAIEEASKEMEELRGLERGEIRIGLPSMFGSFYFPQIIKEFKKMYPALHISVVEEGTLQVCKLIERKVVDLGIITADEAGPEIDFIPVLKEEMVACFPKEHPLADRTSVSLGEMLCEPLILFKEGYYQRKLILEASREANITPNITFSTNQLSLIRSLVAEGIGSTLFLRMVASSDPLIKPVSLDPPIFLHMGAGINRNTYLSKASQTFLQYLKHRMSRL
- a CDS encoding MFS transporter, producing the protein MIQYGTGSYWRATISLSMASLFVFAMVYLTQPLLPLFTKQFHVSETVSSLSLSVVVFSISASLLFYGPVSDALGRKIIMVWAILGAAVCTILLSFAPNFTWIITLRALQGVFLAGLPSIAMAYMSEEFASSALGISIGIYISANSLGGMSGRIVSGILADLWSWRTAFLVIGIASALFWLCFTVMLPKSRHFEPRPLRFGEALLAMKRHIRNPLMRYAFLIGGINFSVFIGGFNYLTFRLSGAPFNLPASLLGLLFLAYFGGTVGSTVSGRFAESSGKPAAMLIGIALLGGGVLLTLAPALWLIMAGLFIQCFGFFFAHSASAGWVNANAAFARASAASLYLCSYYLGGSLGSLYLGLFWSALGWPGVVLGSVMALAVTALFSVRLRNSDGSVTFAQGR
- a CDS encoding rhamnogalacturonan lyase — encoded protein: MFERNAKRASAARKALTTALAIPLLFANIIVTADAQGGNMTGNANRIQLEHLDRGLVAASTSEGVFLSWRLLGNEVAGYTEKGLSGANFNVYRDGIQIAAVQDSTNYLDKEGTAASRYYVAAVVGGLEADQSAPVTPWGNSYYDLPMKKPADGVTPAGEAYSYSANDMSVGDVDGDGQYEFFVKWEPTNAKDVSQVGYTGNTYIDCYKLDGTLLYRIDMGVNIRSGAHYTQFMVYDFDGDGKAESMLKTAPGTKIIKFDQAGNAVSEQYITMPQEDINAGYSNNDDYRMSRDDYYEHMVKMFMGWHEHEEVLNGHWPATLEECFGIEKKYSYPLPRVDAESLVDYFMDVYAPSRSGRNNLRAFEGFIVDGPEYLTVFNGATGEELQTVHYKPGRQDDGLMWGDYAMGRIEPGNRVDRFLAGVAYLDGVNPVFARGYYTRTTLVSYRWDGNNIKEHWFVDSGWTIMSNPFNDGPHGRDGTDPEFGSITTQGAHSLSVADVDGDGMQEVVYGSATIDHDGTLLYSSMDLMPPQSAAPGTIARLGHGDALHVADIDPDRPGLEIFMVHEGGVWAPYGYTLRDAKTGKVIYGGYTGRDTGRGMIGDVDPAHRGLETWAVGLWTADGERIDTKAPGTNMNIKWSADMTTQIVNGSLENTPTIDDWKRGRLLTATDTRTNNHTKGTPSLVADIFGDWREEMLVKKADSSAIRIYLSTEVTDRKLYTLMHDPQYRVDIARQNTSYNQPPYTSFYFASDIDWAQVPLPSMHTPGVLTFLGKLMEEYEASGDLSGPLASQLSNTLKQTQHHVDNGSVDDALRFMEKYLLQLSNKTKQDHISPLAEKNLSYQAKLWIEMWK